DNA from Actinomyces sp. oral taxon 897:
GCCCTGTGCGGTATGGAGGTCCCTATCGCCCCTGACGGGGTGGCCAGCGGCTACCCCATGTTCGGGACCCTGCCGCCGGTGGTCCAGGCCCTTAGGGGCAGCGGCTGGGACGGCTGCGCGACGGCGTCCAACCACGCCTACGACCAGGGCCTGGCCGGGGTGGTGGCCACTGCGGACACGCTGGTGGCCAACGGCATGGGGTTCGCCGGGACTAACCGCTCGCAGGCCGAGGCGGCCACCCCCTACCAGCTCTACCGGCTGGAGCGCGAGGGGCGCACAGTGACCGTCGCCCAGCTGTCCTCCACCTACAGCCTCAACGGCCTGGTGGACGAGACCGGCTGGGCGGTGCAGATCAACAGCGTGGAGTGGGCGGCCGCCCAGGCCCGGGCGGCCCGGGACGCTGGCGCCGACGTCGTCGTCCTGCACTCCCAGATCGGTGAGGAGTACACCCGCGACCCGGTCCAGTCCCAGACCGACTACGCCAACGCGATCGCGGCCACCGGCGAGATCGACGTGCTTTTCAGCGCCCACCCGCACGTGCCGCAGACCAACGAGCTCCTGCCCGGGGGCCCTGGCGGGCGCGGTATGTGGGTGTCGTACTCGGCGGGCAACTACCTGTCCAACCAGTCCGAGGCGCAGGGCACGGTCATGGCCTGTATCGGGGTCTTCGTGTGGGTTGACGTCACGGTGACCGCCCAGGGGCAGGTGAGCGTGGACGCGCTCCACTGGCACCCCTTTACCGTTGACCTCGACGGCGGGCACCGCGTCCTGGACCTGGCCGCCCTGGCGCGCGGTGAGGTCCCCGCCGGTACGACGCTGTCCGCCGAGGAGATCGCCTACCGCTGGCAGACCGTGACGGAGATCATGAACCCGCAGACCTACTCCGACACGGTACCGGCACCCACGGGGTCCGAACCGACGGTGGTACCGCGCTCCTAGCCCGCCCTGTTTCCAGCCTTGTCCCGCCCCCGTCCTGTCTCGCCTTGTCCCGCTCGCCTCTCTGTGTCCGCGAGAACGGTACTTATTCGTCGTGAGAACGGTACTTATTGCTCGTGAGAACGGTACTTGTTCGTCGTGAGAACGGTACTTATTGTTCGTGAGAACGGGGGGTGCTCGCAGTGGTCCTGCCTGGGCTGGTTGGTGGGTGCGGGTCGGGGTGGGTGCGCCGGGTACCGGGTGACCTCTTGGTGTGCTCGTCTTCTGGGTGTGCTGTCCGCGCGGTGCCGGAGACCGCGTGGGCCCGGCTGCCCGGTGCCAGCGCCCACAGACGGCCGCAGCTGGTGGCGGTGGGCGGGCTCGTCCCGGGAGACGCCGGGCCCCGCCTGCTCTGCCGGTGCGCCCGCGCGTCGGGCTGGGCTGAGGCGCCCTGGCGGACGGCCCCAGGGCAACCCAGGGGGCGTGCCACCACCAGGACCCGGGTGCGGGTCCGCTCCCGCACGGCCCCAGGGCAACCCAGGGGGCGTGCCCGTGCGTCGGACCGAGTGGAGGTGAACGCGCTCTGGGGCAGGTAGACGCCATCTCACGGGTATGAACGCGCTTCCGTGCCAGTGAACGCCAGCTAGAACGGCGTCCACCCGACCAAGAGCACGTTCACCAGCCTCGGGGCACGTCCACCCGACCAAGAGCACGTTCACCTGAGGGCGTGTGGCCCCACCACAGCGGCCAGCCCCCGTCGACGACGCAGGCTGCCTGCCAGGCGGCGTCGTCCCCCAGGGGCCAGCAGCACGTCAGCACAGGTCACGAAGGTCTCCGGGAAGGTGACGCAGACACGCCAACCCACACCCAGCCGAAGACCCCCCCTCAACTCAACCGCCACAACGTCCACAACGAGACACACACCAGATACCAGGCCGGGGACCCCCAACCCAGCCGCCCAGGAAAGCGCAACCAGGACGCATCGCCCACGGACAGGGTCCCAACAGCGAGCACCGCCCGTTCTCACGGCAAACAAGTACCGTTCTCGCGACGAACAAGT
Protein-coding regions in this window:
- a CDS encoding CapA family protein, encoding MRSPYHRPGRVLAAGRRRTVLLLAATLLALVLTVYGSGAQQAEPPAASSLPPAGVLAATSSSAPVEPASDPSPSQAPPPDVHLTIGYAGDVLPHMPVMDDTPGGQGDISGMIAGEQPWVAGVDLALCGMEVPIAPDGVASGYPMFGTLPPVVQALRGSGWDGCATASNHAYDQGLAGVVATADTLVANGMGFAGTNRSQAEAATPYQLYRLEREGRTVTVAQLSSTYSLNGLVDETGWAVQINSVEWAAAQARAARDAGADVVVLHSQIGEEYTRDPVQSQTDYANAIAATGEIDVLFSAHPHVPQTNELLPGGPGGRGMWVSYSAGNYLSNQSEAQGTVMACIGVFVWVDVTVTAQGQVSVDALHWHPFTVDLDGGHRVLDLAALARGEVPAGTTLSAEEIAYRWQTVTEIMNPQTYSDTVPAPTGSEPTVVPRS